The Polypterus senegalus isolate Bchr_013 chromosome 1, ASM1683550v1, whole genome shotgun sequence genome includes a window with the following:
- the LOC120518364 gene encoding extracellular calcium-sensing receptor-like, which yields MPVSQKCKDINLKQFQTGVTMIFAIEEINNNTHLLPGVSLGYKLYDACGSVPLAIQAALALVSEQKEDVSPSMSCTKSSIVHAIIGQSGSTPTIGIASTLGPFQMPVISHSATCSCLSNRKEFPTFFRTIPSDYYQSRALAQLVKHFGWTWVGTIRSDNDYGNYGMATFVQVAQQEGICIEYYEAIYRSNPREKFLKTVEIIKKSTSTVIIAFSSYIDMEFLMKELLLQNVTGRQWIGSESWISTKTLATESSFRVLGGSIGITIENFPLPGLKDFLVKMKPSDTPGNTGFNELWENVFSCTFATKEINATKNLCTEQENLSEVKNQYTDVSELRIQNNVYKAVYAVAHALHDLFHCNASQSSDIKCVKMNPIEPWQVLQYLKTVNFTTRNEENVYFDYNGDPAAKYSLINWQLTENLATRFVSVGLYDASQPEGQQFIMSNMNIIWAGGQNKVPKSVCSESCPPGTRKAVQKGRPVCCFDCIPCADGEFSNTTDSIDCIKCPMEFMSHELRDQCILKATEFLSSNETMGIILMIVSLLGACVTIAIAIIFFCYKDTPIVRANNSELSFLLLFSLILCFLCSLTFIGQPSGWSCILRHTAFGITFAQCISCVLGKTIVVLMAFRATLPGSNLMKWFGPVQQRLSVFFFTFVQVLICAFWLIISPPFPIKNMKYYKEKIILECDAGSTVAFYCVLGYIGFLSTMCFVLAFLARKLPDNFNEAKFITFSMLVFCAVWITFIPAYISSPGKYTVAVEIFAILASSFGLLFSIFIPKCYVILLKPEINTRKHIMGKMPSKHL from the exons atgcctgtatctcaAAAATGCAAAGA CATAAACTTGAAACAATTTCAGACTGGGGTTACTATGATTTTTGCGATTGAAGAAATTAATAACAACACGCATCTCCTTCCTGGTGTTTCTCTGGGTTATAAATTGTATGATGCCTGTGGCTCGGTACCTTTGGCAATCCAAGCAGCACTGGCATTAGTGAGTGAACAGAAAGAGGATGTGTCTCCTTCGATGAGCTGTACTAAATCTTCTATTGTTCATGCTATAATCGGACAGTCTGGCTCCACACCGACCATTGGCATTGCGTCAACTCTTGGCCCTTTCCAAATGCCTGTg ATTAGTCATTCTGCAACATGTTCATGTCTCAGCAATCGGAAAGAATTCCCTACATTTTTCAGAACAATACCAAGTGATTATTATCAAAGCAGAGCTCTGGCACAACTTGTCAAGCACTTTGGATGGACTTGGGTTGGAACAATAAGAAGTGACAATGACTATGGCAATTATGGTATGGCTACATTTGTTCAGGTTGCTCAGCAGGAGGGCATTTGTATTGAATATTATGAAGCAATTTACAGATCTAATCCAAGAGAGAAATTTCTTAAAACAGTGGAGATTATAAAAAAGTCTACCTCAACTGTTATCATTGCTTTTTCATCTTACATCGATATGGAATTTCTAATGAAAGAGCTACTGCTTCAGAATGTTACAGGCAGACAGTGGATAGGAAGTGAATCCTGGATTTCAACTAAAACACTGGCGACAGAATCTAGCTTTAGAGTTTTGGGTGGGTCCATCGGCATTACAATTGAAAATTTTCCTCTACCAGGTTTAAAAGATTTTTTAGTGAAAATGAAGCCATCTGATACACCTGGCAACACTGGCTTTAATGAGCTTTGGGAAAATGTTTTCAGTTGCACTTTTGCAACTAAAGAAATAAACGCAACTAAAAACCTCTGCACTGAGCAAGAGAACCTGAGCGAAGTGAAAAATCAGTATACTGATGTGTCAGAGCTGAGAATACAGAATAATGTTTACAAGGCAGTGTATGCTGTTGCTCATGCACTGCACGATCTTTTTCACTGCAATGCAAGTCAATCATCTGATATCAAATGTGTAAAGATGAACCCAATAGAACCATGGCAG GTTCTACAGTACctgaaaacagttaattttacaacaagaaatgaagaaaatgtctattttgatTACAATGGAGATCCCGCTGCAAAATATTCTCTAATAAATTGGCAATTAACTGAAAATCTTGCAACCAGATTTGTATCTGTTGGTCTATACGATGCATCTCAGCCAGAAGGACAACAATTCATTATGAGTAACATGAATATCATATGGGCAGGTGGACAGAATAAG GTTCCCAAATCAGTGTGCAGTGAGAGCTGTCCTCCAGGCACTCGGAAGGCTGTTCAGAAAGGAAGACCTGTCTGCTGCTTTGATTGTATACCTTGTGCTGATGGGGAGTTCAGCAACACAACAG attccATTGATTGTATTAAGTGTCCTATGGAATTTATGTCTCATGAACTAAGAGATCAGTGCATCTTGAAGGCAACAGAATTCCTGTCAAGCAATGAAACAATGGGGATCATATTAATGATAGTTTCACTGTTAGGGGCTTGTGTAACTATTGCAATAGctatcattttcttttgttacaaGGATACCCCCATTGTTAGAGCCAATAATTCTGAATTAAGTTTTCTCCTCTTGTTCTCATTAATTCTTTGTTTCCTTTGTTCTCTTACATTTATCGGCCAGCCTTCTGGTTGGTCCTGTATACTGCGTCACACAGCATTTGGCATCACGTTTGCTCAATGCATTTCTTGCGTTCTTGGAAAAACTATAGTTGTTTTGATGGCTTTTAGAGCAACTCTACCAGGTAGTAATCTTATGAAATGGTTTGGGCCAGTGCAGCAGAGActaagcgtttttttttttacttttgtgcaAGTCTTAATATGTGCATTTTGGTTAATTATATCGCCCCCATTTCCTATAAAGAATATGAAGTATTACAAAGAGAAAATTATTTTGGAGTGTGATGCTGGATCAACTGTAGCTTTTTACTGTGTTCTTGGGTACATTGGATTTCTTTCTACAATGTGCTTTGTGTTAGCTTTTTTGGCTCGAAAGCTGCCAGACAACTTTAATGAAGCGAAATTCATCACATTTAGCATGCTTGTCTTCTGTGCTGTATGGATCACCTTCATTCCTGCATATATCAGTTCTCCTggaaaatatacagtagctgtagaaatatttgctattttagcTTCCAGTTTTGGATTGCTTTTTAGTATATTTATACCAAAATGCTATGTCATATTGCTTAAACCTGAAATCAATACCAGAAAACACATAATGGGGAAAATGCCTTCAAAACATCTTTAA